One window of Triticum dicoccoides isolate Atlit2015 ecotype Zavitan chromosome 5A, WEW_v2.0, whole genome shotgun sequence genomic DNA carries:
- the LOC119300363 gene encoding uncharacterized protein LOC119300363 produces MDRTILLMKTTAQGVPYPSRVEFCGDSYSSRRREWTDVRIVRRLQGSRHQERLAARNHFRAMRDSQRAGGSKPTPLFRLAMDNLRDVELVEECIRDCDTPEYLTCPLLGELMIDPVTIATGKTFDRQYLKDWFEKNGHICPVTGQPVSGAIVRNERIQGYLYEWEESKMERITKIITVSCA; encoded by the exons atggatcg AACAATTCTTTTGATGAAAACCACCGCGCAGGGAGTTCCGTACCCTTCGCGCGTTGAATTTTGTGGAGATTCTTACTCATCACGAAGAAGGGAATGGACTGATGTAAGAATTGTGAGAAGACTGCAAGG ATCGCGTCACCAAGAGAGGCTTGCTGCTCGTAATCATTTCAGAGCGATGCGTGATAGTCAGCGAGCGGGCGGAAGCAAGCCTACCCCCCTATTCAGGCTTGCAATGGATAACCTAAGGGATGTGGAGCTTGTAGAGGAGTGTATCAGGGATTGTGATACTCCAGAATATCTTACTTGTCCATTGTTGGGCGAGCTTATGATTGACCCGGTGACAATTGCCACGGGGAAG ACATTTGACCGACAGTACCTCAAGGATTGGTTTGAGAAGAACGGGCATATCTGTCCTGTGACCGGCCAGCCTGTTTCAGGTGCCATTGTCCGAAACGAGCGTATCCAAGGGTATTTGTACGAGTGGGAAGAATCCAAGATGGAGCGGATCACCAAG ATCATTACAGTCTCTTGTGCCTAA